The sequence GCGCGAACGGTGTCGCCTGGCCGGATCGGGGTGAATTCCTCGACCACGGCCTCCTTCGTCTCGCCGTCCGTGGTGCGCACGATCGAGTAGATCGGCTCGAACAGGTCCCGGCGATTCGCGGCCTCGCGCTTTGCGGGGGCGATCACCTCGGCCTCCTGGAGCATGGCGCTCGCCGTGGCGAAGCGCTCGCGCATCTTCTCCATTTCGGCCTGGGTCTGGCGCATCTCCCGGGCGACCTCGCGCCGCCGCGCGGCGTGCAGGGCGATGATGTTGCGTTCGGCCTGGTTGATGTCGACCTGGGCCCGGATCAGCGACCGGGTGATGGTGCCGCGATCCGACTCGTAGTCTGCGAGGCGTCGCTCGAGATCCGACAGGCGCGAGGCGGTGCCGAGCCCGCGCTCGACCAGGCCGCGGACCCGTTCGACCTCCTCCGCGATCGAGTCGACCTGGCTCTGCTTGAGCGCCATCTGCTCCTCGAGCTGCGCGACCTGCCCGGCGAGCAGCGCCTGCAGCCGCTCGTTGGCGTCGACCTCCTGCTCGAGGCTCTCGCGGCGGGAGCGCAGGATCAGGTCCTCCTCGCGCAGCATCAGGTCGACCGCGGGATCCGTCGGCCGTCGCTCGACGAGGCGCTCGGGGAAGGCGATCTCGGCGGCGTCCTCGAGCTCCGCCTCCAGCCGGGCGCGCCGCGCCGCGAGCTGGTCGAGCTCGAGCGCGATCACGCGCAGCTCGCCGCGGCCCGAGATCGCGTCGCGCTCGAAGCGGTCGAACGCGTCCGGTCCCCGGCGCATGCCGCCGGCGATGCTGATCGCCTGGAGCACGGTCAGCCCAGGGCGGTAGGGGTATTCTCCCGGCCGGCTGACGGCGCCCACGACGTAGAAGGGCCTGTAGGCGCGGATCTCGACGACCGCGCTCGGTTTCTCGAGCAGGCCGGCGGTCTCCTGCAGCTGCGTCGCGATCTCCTCGCCGATCGCCCCCGTCGACCTGCCCGCGGCGTCGAGCGGGCCGATCAGAGGCAGCGAGAGCCGCCCGTCGGCGCCCACGACGAACTCGTCGTCGAAGGCCTCCCAGGCATGCGCCTCGCCGGTGGACGGACGCCATTCGAAGACGC comes from Salinarimonas sp. and encodes:
- a CDS encoding polysaccharide biosynthesis/export family protein; translated protein: MQRVARALFFALFLATCLGVGVGVGARAPALAQQEPADVEAGVVGAGDTLRLRVFEWRPSTGEAHAWEAFDDEFVVGADGRLSLPLIGPLDAAGRSTGAIGEEIATQLQETAGLLEKPSAVVEIRAYRPFYVVGAVSRPGEYPYRPGLTVLQAISIAGGMRRGPDAFDRFERDAISGRGELRVIALELDQLAARRARLEAELEDAAEIAFPERLVERRPTDPAVDLMLREEDLILRSRRESLEQEVDANERLQALLAGQVAQLEEQMALKQSQVDSIAEEVERVRGLVERGLGTASRLSDLERRLADYESDRGTITRSLIRAQVDINQAERNIIALHAARRREVAREMRQTQAEMEKMRERFATASAMLQEAEVIAPAKREAANRRDLFEPIYSIVRTTDGETKEAVVEEFTPIRPGDTVRAIVPMPDIGGGEEVAPSSNAAPGGSASYAASEATGAR